In the genome of Helicobacter colisuis, one region contains:
- a CDS encoding UDP-N-acetylglucosamine--N-acetylmuramyl-(pentapeptide) pyrophosphoryl-undecaprenol N-acetylglucosamine transferase — MNIMITGGGTGGHLSVARAFLDEFHQRGYTCFFMGSIRGQDRAYFEEDKRLAKKFFLQTGGVVNQKGFKKIFALFSHFKAFLLASKILKSKKIDFVFSVGGYSAAPAAFGAVFLRIPLVIHEQNAKIGRLNKILKPYAMLFFSSYSKDSLIKFYPVQKDFFKYFRVRDKIQNILFMGGSQGAQAINNFALEVALELKKRGIKLYHQCGKSDFQRVLYEYKKMPLKVVHISNTKDLQGNFDVAVFDFCKFMPQIFGACDFAISRAGASSLWELCANGLMTLFIPYPYAAANHQYFNANFLKEKNLGFLCEEKDLSCEILWDILLQSQQNIKQISQSLQNECSINAVKEMVDCVEKTLKR, encoded by the coding sequence ATGAATATTATGATTACAGGCGGTGGAACAGGCGGTCATTTAAGTGTTGCTAGAGCGTTTTTGGATGAATTTCATCAGCGAGGTTACACTTGTTTTTTTATGGGATCTATTAGGGGTCAAGATAGAGCTTATTTTGAAGAGGACAAAAGGCTTGCCAAAAAGTTTTTTTTGCAAACAGGTGGAGTGGTGAATCAAAAAGGATTTAAAAAAATCTTTGCTTTATTTTCACATTTTAAAGCTTTTTTATTAGCAAGTAAGATTTTAAAATCCAAAAAGATTGATTTTGTTTTTTCTGTTGGGGGATATTCCGCAGCACCTGCAGCTTTTGGCGCAGTTTTTTTAAGAATCCCACTGGTAATTCATGAGCAAAATGCTAAAATAGGTCGCCTAAATAAAATTTTAAAGCCTTATGCGATGCTTTTTTTTTCTTCTTATTCAAAGGATTCTTTGATTAAATTTTATCCCGTACAAAAAGATTTTTTTAAATATTTTAGAGTAAGAGATAAAATACAAAATATCTTATTTATGGGTGGATCACAAGGAGCACAAGCAATTAATAATTTTGCTTTAGAAGTTGCCCTAGAGCTAAAAAAAAGAGGTATTAAACTCTATCATCAATGCGGAAAAAGTGATTTTCAAAGAGTGTTGTATGAGTATAAAAAAATGCCTTTAAAAGTTGTCCATATAAGTAACACAAAAGATCTACAGGGTAATTTTGATGTGGCGGTGTTTGATTTTTGTAAATTTATGCCACAGATTTTTGGGGCTTGTGATTTTGCAATTTCAAGGGCAGGGGCTAGCTCATTGTGGGAATTGTGTGCTAATGGCTTGATGACACTCTTTATTCCTTACCCTTATGCAGCTGCAAATCACCAATATTTTAATGCAAATTTTTTAAAAGAAAAGAATTTGGGATTTTTGTGCGAAGAGAAAGATTTATCTTGTGAAATTTTGTGGGATATTTTATTACAATCTCAACAAAATATAAAGCAAATTAGTCAATCCCTGCAAAATGAATGTAGTATCAATGCAGTAAAAGAAATGGTTGATTGTGTGGAGAAAACTTTGAAGAGATAA
- a CDS encoding acyl-CoA thioesterase, which translates to MDNLENVFDIKSLTMSVLMTPTMANFKGRVHGGDLLKLLDQVAYACASRYCGEYVVTLSVDSVTFKYPIEVGNLVTFLASVNYTGTSSLEVGIKVIAEDIHKRIVTHTNSAYFTMVCVDKNGKPIAAPKLEPKTPAEIRRYNNAKKRKQARIELSKKN; encoded by the coding sequence ATGGATAATTTAGAAAATGTCTTTGATATAAAATCTCTTACTATGTCTGTCTTAATGACTCCTACTATGGCAAACTTCAAAGGAAGAGTGCATGGTGGTGATTTACTAAAATTGCTTGATCAAGTTGCCTATGCTTGTGCATCAAGATATTGTGGTGAATATGTGGTTACACTTTCTGTTGATAGTGTTACCTTTAAATATCCCATTGAAGTGGGAAATCTTGTTACTTTTCTTGCTTCAGTTAATTACACTGGCACTAGTTCTCTTGAAGTGGGAATTAAAGTCATTGCAGAAGATATTCACAAAAGAATCGTGACACACACTAATAGCGCCTATTTCACAATGGTTTGTGTCGATAAGAATGGCAAACCAATTGCTGCTCCAAAACTAGAACCCAAGACACCAGCTGAAATTCGTCGCTACAATAACGCAAAGAAACGCAAACAAGCAAGAATTGAGCTCTCCAAAAAAAATTAA
- a CDS encoding tRNA (cytidine(34)-2'-O)-methyltransferase yields the protein MQFHIVLHQPRIPQNTGNIGRLCFASNSILHLIHPLGFSITQKELKRAGMDYWDHLKVYEWENLSSFMESNLLEIPHFYLTTKSQIPYYNAPLKRGAYLHFGREDAGLDSALLSRYQDYCYTIPMQNNARSLNLATSVGIVLYEGIRQRDFIPSPIA from the coding sequence ATGCAGTTTCATATTGTTTTACACCAACCAAGGATTCCACAAAATACCGGAAATATTGGGCGACTATGTTTTGCTAGCAATAGTATTTTGCATTTGATTCATCCACTAGGCTTTAGCATCACACAAAAAGAACTTAAACGCGCTGGAATGGATTATTGGGATCATCTTAAGGTTTATGAATGGGAGAATCTCTCAAGCTTTATGGAATCAAACCTTTTAGAAATTCCACATTTCTATCTTACTACCAAAAGTCAAATACCCTATTACAATGCCCCTTTAAAAAGAGGTGCTTATTTGCATTTTGGGCGTGAAGATGCAGGATTAGATTCTGCTTTGCTTTCACGCTATCAAGATTATTGTTACACCATACCTATGCAAAATAACGCAAGAAGTCTAAATCTAGCAACAAGCGTTGGAATCGTGCTTTATGAAGGGATTCGCCAAAGAGATTTTATTCCATCACCAATCGCTTAA
- the hypA gene encoding hydrogenase maturation nickel metallochaperone HypA, giving the protein MHEFSIVSSLIENCERIAKENDAKLVVEVYLEIGRRSGVNAVLLQRAFEEFKIGSVCERAKLLVEEVEVEVFCEFCKKQSQVVEICYTKCPLCQNEGVKIVKGTEMLIKRLVME; this is encoded by the coding sequence ATGCACGAGTTTTCTATTGTGTCTTCGTTGATTGAAAATTGTGAAAGAATTGCTAAAGAAAATGATGCTAAGTTAGTTGTGGAAGTTTATTTGGAGATTGGGCGACGCAGTGGGGTTAATGCGGTGTTGTTGCAGAGGGCATTTGAGGAGTTTAAGATTGGAAGCGTGTGTGAGAGAGCAAAGCTTTTGGTAGAGGAAGTAGAAGTGGAAGTATTTTGCGAGTTTTGCAAAAAGCAAAGTCAAGTTGTAGAGATTTGCTACACCAAATGTCCGCTATGTCAAAATGAGGGAGTAAAAATTGTAAAAGGAACTGAAATGCTTATTAAGCGATTGGTGATGGAATAA
- the argF gene encoding ornithine carbamoyltransferase yields the protein MRHFLTLADFSKQEILEILDIAKSLKKDLKAGKYSNLLERKTLGMIFEKNSTRTRVSFETGIYQLGGQGIFLSSNETQLGRGEPIKDTARVLSSMVDLIMMRTHEHARLEEFAHYSSIPVINGLSDSFHPMQLLADYLTMQECQKDKDPIVTYVGDGNNMAHSWLILAAKMGFELRIASPKNYEVCPNIYQKAQEFAKISGAKLILTNNPQEALENADVITTDTWASMGQESEKEARKKAFEGYCITKDSMQLAKPDCIFLHCLPAYRGQEVSEEVLESSQSKIFLEAENRLHAQKGVMVWLHQNR from the coding sequence ATGAGACATTTTTTAACTTTGGCAGATTTCAGCAAACAAGAAATTTTAGAAATCTTAGACATAGCAAAATCTCTTAAAAAAGACTTAAAGGCAGGAAAATATAGCAATTTATTAGAGAGAAAAACGCTTGGTATGATTTTTGAAAAAAACTCCACAAGAACTCGCGTTAGTTTTGAAACTGGAATCTATCAATTAGGCGGACAAGGGATTTTTCTCTCCAGCAATGAAACACAACTAGGAAGAGGAGAGCCTATTAAAGATACTGCTAGAGTGCTTTCATCTATGGTGGATTTGATTATGATGCGAACACACGAACACGCAAGATTAGAAGAGTTTGCTCATTACTCTAGCATCCCTGTAATTAATGGTTTAAGTGATAGTTTTCACCCTATGCAACTTTTGGCAGATTATCTAACTATGCAAGAATGCCAAAAAGATAAAGACCCTATCGTAACTTATGTAGGAGATGGAAATAATATGGCACATTCTTGGCTTATACTTGCAGCAAAAATGGGATTTGAGTTAAGAATTGCTTCTCCTAAAAATTATGAAGTATGTCCAAATATTTACCAAAAGGCTCAAGAATTTGCTAAAATTTCAGGTGCAAAATTAATTTTAACCAATAACCCGCAAGAAGCACTTGAAAATGCTGATGTTATCACTACTGATACTTGGGCTTCTATGGGGCAAGAAAGCGAAAAAGAGGCGAGAAAAAAAGCTTTTGAGGGCTATTGCATTACCAAAGATTCAATGCAATTAGCAAAGCCTGATTGCATTTTCTTGCATTGTTTGCCTGCATATCGCGGACAAGAAGTTAGTGAAGAAGTCCTAGAATCTTCACAAAGTAAGATTTTCTTAGAAGCAGAAAATCGCTTACACGCACAAAAAGGAGTTATGGTTTGGCTACACCAAAACCGCTAA
- a CDS encoding DUF2603 domain-containing protein, with amino-acid sequence MATPKPLTKHKKANGYQELKQVLMEAKENILPLPQTLELSREKDFVACCFRDSNNKKYYLLSDSCINSLIESAKELEKNKYLFKLEQEIYKNMPIDFEDVWCIALKELAGNFNKNPKNLIKNIRKRYPYLFMDFNLSLNQTY; translated from the coding sequence TTGGCTACACCAAAACCGCTAACAAAGCATAAAAAGGCTAATGGCTATCAAGAATTAAAGCAAGTATTAATGGAAGCAAAAGAGAATATCTTACCCCTTCCACAAACGCTAGAGCTTTCTAGAGAAAAAGATTTTGTAGCTTGTTGCTTTAGGGATTCTAACAACAAAAAATACTACCTTCTTTCTGATTCTTGTATCAATTCTCTTATAGAATCAGCCAAAGAGCTTGAGAAAAACAAATATCTTTTTAAACTAGAGCAAGAAATATACAAAAATATGCCTATTGATTTTGAAGATGTATGGTGCATTGCCCTAAAAGAATTGGCAGGGAATTTTAATAAAAATCCCAAAAATCTTATTAAAAATATCCGAAAACGCTACCCTTATTTGTTTATGGATTTTAATCTATCATTAAACCAAACTTATTGA
- the hemN gene encoding oxygen-independent coproporphyrinogen III oxidase, translating to MKETIDFKKFAKFSKPGPRYTSYPTAVEFNQDYTYDSYIQDLQKDTNPLSLYVHLPFCRSACYFCGCNVIYTSKEENKTLYLEILKKELQILKNTLDCTKEVCQLHFGGGTPTFFHAKELEVLIQMLKETFPNFHNDAEIACEIDPRFFNKEQMQVLKNGGFNRLSFGIQDFNPKVQEAIHRIQPFSLVQDAISIARDFGISSINFDLIYGLPYQTLETFQETLSQCLKLNPDRFAIFNYAHVPWIKKTMRKIDETTLPIPEEKLNILKSTIQHLQENGYKMIGMDHFAKPDDELFKSIQKGQLRRNFQGYSTKGGTQTIGIGLTSIGEGMDYYAQNHKDLPSYKKAIDLGILPFSKGIKLSLDDRIRKSVIMQLMSNFKLDFSAIEKQFDINFKEYFSESLKELEIFAVENLITIHNNGIEVSPTGTLLIRNIVMAFDAYIKKFSPNQKIFSKTI from the coding sequence TTGAAAGAAACTATTGATTTTAAAAAATTTGCTAAATTTTCCAAACCAGGTCCTCGCTACACAAGCTATCCTACTGCCGTAGAATTCAATCAAGACTACACCTATGATTCTTACATACAAGATTTACAAAAAGATACAAATCCCCTTTCGCTTTATGTGCATTTGCCTTTTTGTCGCAGTGCTTGTTATTTTTGTGGTTGCAATGTGATTTACACAAGTAAAGAAGAAAACAAAACACTCTATTTAGAAATTCTAAAAAAAGAACTACAAATCCTAAAGAATACATTGGATTGCACCAAGGAAGTTTGTCAGCTACATTTTGGAGGAGGAACACCTACTTTTTTTCATGCTAAAGAGCTTGAAGTTTTAATACAAATGTTAAAAGAGACTTTTCCAAACTTCCATAACGATGCAGAAATCGCCTGTGAAATCGATCCAAGATTCTTCAACAAAGAACAAATGCAAGTGCTTAAAAATGGAGGCTTTAACAGACTTAGCTTTGGGATTCAAGATTTTAATCCCAAAGTGCAAGAAGCAATCCACCGAATCCAGCCTTTCTCGTTAGTTCAAGATGCCATTAGCATTGCTAGAGATTTTGGCATTAGCTCAATTAATTTTGATCTTATTTATGGATTGCCTTATCAAACACTTGAAACTTTTCAAGAAACTTTGTCCCAATGCCTTAAGCTTAATCCAGATCGCTTTGCGATTTTTAATTATGCTCATGTGCCTTGGATTAAAAAAACAATGAGAAAAATAGATGAGACCACACTTCCAATACCCGAAGAAAAGCTTAATATCCTAAAAAGCACCATACAACATTTACAAGAAAATGGTTATAAAATGATTGGTATGGATCATTTTGCAAAACCTGATGATGAGCTTTTTAAATCCATTCAAAAAGGACAATTGCGGCGCAACTTCCAAGGCTACAGCACCAAAGGAGGGACCCAAACTATCGGGATTGGCTTAACTTCTATTGGGGAGGGCATGGATTATTATGCTCAAAACCACAAAGATCTCCCCTCTTACAAAAAAGCCATTGATTTAGGTATTTTGCCATTCTCCAAAGGAATCAAGCTAAGCCTTGATGATAGGATTAGAAAGTCCGTTATTATGCAGCTTATGAGTAATTTCAAATTAGATTTCTCAGCCATTGAAAAGCAATTTGATATTAACTTTAAAGAATATTTTAGTGAATCTTTAAAGGAATTAGAGATTTTTGCAGTAGAAAATTTAATTACAATTCACAACAATGGTATTGAAGTAAGCCCAACTGGCACTTTGCTTATCCGAAATATTGTAATGGCTTTTGATGCCTATATTAAAAAGTTTAGCCCCAATCAAAAAATCTTTAGCAAAACAATCTAA
- a CDS encoding (Fe-S)-binding protein has protein sequence MKHFKDYNYLKTSDACVKCGKCLPDCTIFNINGDEATSPRGFIDLLGAYQRKEIPLDKNAKNIFETCFLCTTCVSVCPNSLPTDTLIENIRYEIAQKYGITWFKRIFFYLLKHRKIMDFSMKLGAFFTPLLFQKTSDNHSIKPRFKLPFISNRIFGSIQTKSFLNSHKENLIYNKDNPKKVAIFIGCLGNYNYKSVGESLVFILQKLGINTMIPKKQKCCGAPAYFTGDFESVNQLIIENVAYFESFIDEVEAILIPEATCAAMILEDWERFMEKNPNYKQRIQKLLPKIHMATHWLMHNTNLKEYLSTLPKLQETFTYHDPCHARKVLGIWKEPRELLCQNYNLIEMEDSNACCGFGGVTMQTEKFNLASKVGNKKAQMINKTQAKYVVAECSACRMQLNNALHQEKVKTLFAHPLELIQKIIKASAI, from the coding sequence ATGAAACATTTTAAGGATTATAATTATTTAAAAACAAGTGATGCCTGCGTTAAATGTGGCAAATGCCTTCCAGATTGCACAATCTTTAATATCAATGGCGATGAAGCTACTTCTCCAAGAGGTTTTATTGATTTATTGGGTGCTTATCAAAGAAAAGAGATTCCGCTTGATAAAAATGCTAAGAATATTTTTGAGACCTGTTTTTTATGCACCACTTGTGTTAGTGTATGTCCAAATTCTCTCCCAACAGACACACTTATTGAGAATATTCGCTATGAAATTGCCCAAAAATACGGAATTACTTGGTTTAAGAGAATATTTTTCTACCTTTTAAAGCATCGTAAAATAATGGATTTTAGTATGAAATTGGGCGCATTTTTTACACCCTTGCTTTTCCAAAAAACAAGCGATAATCATTCTATAAAACCGCGTTTTAAACTCCCCTTTATCTCTAATAGAATCTTTGGATCCATTCAGACTAAAAGTTTTTTAAATTCCCACAAAGAAAATCTCATTTATAACAAAGACAACCCCAAAAAAGTTGCCATATTCATTGGCTGTTTGGGAAATTATAATTATAAAAGCGTAGGAGAATCGCTTGTATTTATACTCCAAAAGCTAGGGATTAACACAATGATTCCAAAAAAACAAAAATGTTGTGGTGCTCCTGCTTATTTTACAGGTGATTTTGAAAGTGTCAATCAACTCATCATAGAAAATGTCGCCTACTTTGAAAGCTTCATTGATGAAGTAGAGGCGATTTTGATTCCTGAAGCTACTTGTGCGGCAATGATTTTGGAAGATTGGGAAAGGTTTATGGAGAAAAACCCAAACTACAAACAAAGAATCCAAAAATTACTACCTAAAATCCATATGGCAACCCATTGGCTTATGCACAATACAAATCTCAAAGAGTATCTCTCCACTCTTCCAAAGTTACAAGAAACATTCACTTATCACGATCCATGCCATGCAAGAAAAGTGCTTGGTATCTGGAAAGAGCCACGCGAATTACTTTGTCAAAATTACAATTTAATTGAAATGGAAGATTCTAATGCTTGCTGTGGTTTTGGTGGTGTTACAATGCAAACAGAAAAATTCAATCTAGCAAGTAAAGTGGGAAATAAAAAGGCTCAAATGATTAACAAAACACAAGCTAAATATGTTGTAGCAGAATGTAGTGCATGTCGTATGCAACTCAATAATGCTCTCCATCAAGAAAAAGTCAAAACGCTTTTTGCACATCCTTTAGAGCTAATTCAAAAGATTATTAAAGCCTCTGCGATTTAA
- a CDS encoding methyl-accepting chemotaxis protein: MIGKNLSLKGQLFIGFGIILAFIIIIAATGYIKIKFVDNTLTKISDDNAVKQRYAINFRGSVHDRAIAVRDVVLLEDSVELEATLNQIKKLENFYRDSSEKMDQIFQNPIMVDDKDKEILSRIKKVESITMPLIRNIIELKANGDLTAAHNILLSQARGAFVQWLAVINEFIDYQEAKNQALTISAREEIGNYLSLVLWLAGISFVIAILIAIYITKLIISSLGGEPKEAVKVVLSIANGNLNTPIHTNYQESMLASVEQMQKKLKEIVSEVMNSSIELNERASEVANSSEEAKASSYRQLNSSEDSVQKIEEVVDAVAYVSQIAKQTEENSGITTSLSNKGIEAMKTTINEIEKITQTVSSSSEHIRMLEKHSQEISGSAELIKEITDQTNLLALNAAIEAARAGEAGRGFAVVADEIRKLAERTGVATSEIARMIEVIQNETQTAVEAIQTAVPQVEKGMQLANEASEILDQINSQATDSLNKAREVTSAAEKQTVNMENLANDLKEISETSRNTANSMENNTKSAQTLKEISSILKNHINHFKL, encoded by the coding sequence ATGATAGGAAAAAATTTATCCCTTAAGGGTCAGCTTTTCATTGGCTTTGGTATCATTTTGGCTTTTATTATTATCATTGCAGCTACAGGTTATATAAAAATCAAATTTGTAGATAATACACTCACAAAAATCAGCGATGATAATGCGGTTAAACAACGCTATGCAATTAACTTTAGAGGGAGTGTGCATGATCGAGCAATCGCTGTTAGAGATGTTGTTTTATTAGAAGATTCAGTTGAGCTTGAAGCAACACTTAATCAAATCAAGAAGCTAGAAAACTTCTACCGCGATTCAAGTGAAAAAATGGATCAAATCTTTCAAAATCCTATTATGGTTGATGACAAAGATAAAGAGATCTTAAGTCGTATTAAAAAAGTAGAAAGTATTACGATGCCTTTAATTCGCAATATTATCGAACTTAAAGCAAATGGGGATCTAACAGCTGCACACAATATACTTCTTTCCCAAGCAAGGGGTGCTTTTGTTCAATGGTTAGCAGTTATAAATGAATTTATTGATTACCAAGAAGCAAAAAATCAAGCTCTTACTATCAGCGCTAGAGAGGAAATAGGAAACTATCTTAGCCTTGTTTTATGGTTGGCTGGAATCTCTTTTGTAATTGCAATTTTAATCGCTATTTATATTACAAAGCTTATTATTTCATCATTAGGTGGTGAACCAAAAGAAGCAGTTAAGGTAGTTTTAAGTATTGCTAATGGAAATTTAAATACTCCTATTCATACCAATTATCAAGAAAGCATGTTGGCTTCTGTCGAACAAATGCAAAAGAAGCTTAAAGAAATTGTTTCAGAGGTTATGAATTCTTCAATAGAGCTTAATGAGCGAGCTAGTGAAGTAGCCAATAGTTCTGAAGAAGCAAAAGCTTCCTCTTATAGACAACTCAATAGCTCTGAAGATTCGGTTCAAAAAATTGAAGAAGTTGTTGATGCAGTAGCTTATGTCTCACAAATAGCAAAACAAACAGAAGAAAACTCCGGAATCACTACAAGCCTTTCTAATAAAGGTATTGAAGCAATGAAAACAACTATTAACGAAATTGAGAAAATTACCCAAACCGTTTCCTCATCTTCAGAACATATTCGAATGTTAGAAAAACACTCTCAAGAAATTAGCGGTAGTGCTGAACTAATCAAAGAAATCACCGATCAAACTAATCTCCTTGCACTTAACGCAGCTATTGAAGCTGCAAGAGCTGGTGAGGCTGGAAGAGGATTTGCAGTTGTTGCTGATGAAATAAGAAAACTCGCTGAACGCACAGGTGTTGCCACCTCTGAAATTGCACGCATGATAGAAGTAATTCAAAATGAAACACAAACCGCAGTTGAAGCTATCCAAACTGCTGTTCCACAAGTTGAGAAAGGAATGCAGTTGGCTAATGAAGCAAGTGAGATACTAGATCAAATTAACTCCCAAGCAACCGATTCACTCAACAAGGCAAGAGAGGTAACTAGTGCTGCAGAAAAACAAACTGTAAATATGGAAAATCTTGCCAATGATTTAAAAGAAATTTCTGAAACTTCAAGAAATACGGCTAATTCTATGGAAAATAACACAAAATCTGCCCAAACACTAAAAGAAATTTCATCGATCTTAAAAAATCATATCAATCACTTTAAACTATAA
- a CDS encoding bifunctional 2-C-methyl-D-erythritol 4-phosphate cytidylyltransferase/2-C-methyl-D-erythritol 2,4-cyclodiphosphate synthase, giving the protein MRNVALILLGAGDSSRFKSQKSPKKQWLRIDEIPLWLKVAKEVTSYYPFSKCILSIKEEEKRYTQKYLNSYNLDFILTKGGKTRQESLQNALLKVEEEWVLVSDIARCNMPKSIFTKILSSTNQSDCVVPYLSIPDTIAYDDKTLQYLKREKLKIIQTPQLSKTKILKKALLKGDFTDESSAISSYGGLITFVEGSKEGNKLTYLEDLNSLPLPSPSPKNIIGLGSDIHAMKLGNGIVLGGVMIPCEYQLIAHSDGDVCLHALSDAILGGIGAGDIGEWFPDTDDAYKNADSAQLLQKIADFALDVGYSIKQVDLTIFAQKPKISPYKQAIEKRIAEILGIPLFYVNVKATTTEKLGFVGREEGIMVQANVVLEYFNWKKLL; this is encoded by the coding sequence TTGCGTAATGTCGCTTTGATACTCTTGGGCGCTGGTGATAGCAGTCGTTTTAAGTCTCAAAAAAGCCCCAAAAAACAATGGTTGCGCATTGATGAGATTCCGCTTTGGCTCAAAGTTGCCAAAGAAGTTACTAGCTATTATCCTTTTAGCAAGTGCATCTTAAGCATTAAAGAAGAAGAAAAAAGATACACACAGAAATATCTTAATTCTTATAATTTGGATTTTATTCTCACCAAAGGTGGAAAAACGCGACAAGAATCATTACAAAATGCTCTTTTAAAAGTGGAAGAGGAATGGGTTTTGGTAAGTGATATTGCTCGATGCAATATGCCAAAAAGTATTTTCACTAAAATACTCTCCTCTACTAACCAATCTGATTGTGTTGTGCCCTATTTAAGTATTCCAGATACCATTGCTTATGATGATAAGACTTTACAATACCTAAAAAGAGAAAAGCTTAAAATCATACAAACTCCACAGCTTAGCAAAACCAAAATCTTAAAAAAAGCCTTACTTAAAGGGGATTTTACTGATGAAAGTAGTGCCATTTCTTCTTATGGCGGCTTGATTACTTTTGTAGAAGGCTCCAAAGAGGGCAATAAGCTTACATACCTTGAAGATTTAAATTCCCTTCCACTTCCCTCACCAAGCCCTAAAAACATTATAGGGTTAGGAAGCGATATACACGCTATGAAATTAGGAAATGGTATTGTCTTAGGTGGAGTTATGATTCCTTGCGAATATCAACTCATAGCTCACAGCGATGGTGATGTTTGCTTACACGCCTTAAGCGATGCCATTTTGGGCGGGATTGGAGCGGGAGATATTGGCGAATGGTTTCCTGATACCGATGATGCCTATAAAAATGCTGATTCTGCACAACTACTACAAAAAATCGCTGATTTCGCTCTAGATGTAGGATATAGCATTAAGCAAGTCGATCTCACTATCTTTGCACAAAAGCCAAAAATTTCGCCCTACAAACAAGCCATAGAAAAGCGCATTGCAGAGATTTTGGGTATTCCGCTTTTTTATGTTAATGTTAAAGCCACTACAACAGAAAAACTTGGTTTTGTTGGTAGAGAAGAAGGTATTATGGTTCAAGCTAATGTTGTTTTAGAATACTTTAATTGGAAAAAATTATTATAA
- a CDS encoding response regulator, protein MEILIVENEVYLAQSIASKLSHLGFNCEITSSIQEALDQDKADIVLLSTSISGQNFYPLIEKFCNSIIILMIPYINDETVTRPLQAGANDYIVKPFMIDELVRKIEQHNSFKHSQKEIAFYRDYLCNSLLTSSYAINSKISFPLIIKSTSQKTIDMCVANYAIHKKLPINFLSFYEIPDYNKLIKAISKQKLNYVIGFETLSRENKENCIRLLKNIPIIFSSLNGDMSDFANVYEIETKDISQGFHEEILSVDEYVKAMILNFEDKYPDTELSKKLGMSRKSLWEKRKKYGITKKK, encoded by the coding sequence ATGGAAATTTTAATTGTAGAAAACGAAGTCTATTTAGCACAAAGCATTGCTTCAAAATTAAGTCACTTAGGCTTTAATTGCGAAATTACTTCAAGTATACAAGAAGCATTAGATCAAGATAAAGCCGATATTGTTTTGTTATCCACAAGTATTTCTGGGCAAAATTTTTATCCCCTTATTGAAAAATTTTGCAATTCAATTATCATCTTAATGATACCTTATATTAATGATGAAACTGTAACACGACCATTGCAAGCTGGAGCAAACGATTATATTGTAAAGCCTTTTATGATTGATGAATTAGTAAGAAAAATTGAACAGCACAATAGCTTTAAGCACTCTCAAAAAGAAATTGCCTTTTATCGCGATTATCTTTGCAATTCTTTATTGACTTCCTCCTATGCTATTAATTCTAAAATTTCATTTCCCCTTATTATTAAGAGCACTTCTCAAAAAACTATTGATATGTGCGTGGCTAATTACGCTATCCACAAAAAACTTCCCATTAATTTTCTTTCGTTTTATGAAATTCCTGACTATAACAAATTAATCAAGGCAATTTCCAAGCAGAAGCTAAACTATGTTATTGGCTTTGAAACTCTTTCTAGAGAAAACAAAGAAAATTGCATTAGACTCTTAAAAAATATTCCAATTATTTTCTCATCTCTCAATGGGGATATGTCAGATTTTGCCAATGTTTATGAAATTGAAACCAAAGATATTTCTCAAGGATTCCATGAAGAGATTTTAAGTGTTGATGAGTATGTTAAAGCAATGATTTTAAACTTTGAAGACAAATACCCTGATACAGAATTAAGCAAAAAGCTAGGAATGTCAAGAAAAAGTCTATGGGAAAAAAGAAAAAAATATGGAATCACCAAGAAAAAATAA